Proteins co-encoded in one Christiangramia fulva genomic window:
- a CDS encoding sigma-54 interaction domain-containing protein: protein MESVQAIKQRFGIIGDDPKLNRAIEKAIQVAPTDISVLVTGESGVGKESIPKIVHSLSHRKHGKYIAVNCGAIPEGTIDSELFGHEKGAFTGATQTRNGYFEVADGGTIFLDEVGELPLPTQVRLLRVLENGEFIKVGSSKVQKTNVRIVAATNISMFEAIKKEKFREDLYYRLSTVEINLPPLRERQEDIHLLFRKFASDFALKYKMPTIKLEDDAVRVLLNYRWGGNIRQLRNIAEQISVLEQDRIISADELKHYLPDVGSNLPAVISDRKKGSDFSNEREILYKVLFDMKNDLNDLKKLTLKLMQEGNNKQVQDENEGLIQKIYGESGDNIDEESIDQERLEALPIAKQNAPQKQEEKDKYYFAEEIEEEETLSLQDKELELIKKSLERHNGKRKAAAEELGISERTLYRKIKQYNL from the coding sequence ATGGAATCAGTCCAGGCAATAAAACAACGTTTTGGGATAATCGGCGACGATCCAAAACTCAATCGCGCCATAGAAAAGGCGATCCAGGTCGCGCCTACCGATATTTCGGTATTGGTTACCGGGGAAAGTGGTGTGGGAAAAGAGAGTATCCCTAAGATCGTTCATTCCCTTTCGCATCGCAAACACGGGAAATATATTGCTGTGAACTGCGGTGCGATCCCAGAAGGAACTATAGACAGTGAGCTTTTTGGTCATGAAAAAGGAGCTTTTACCGGCGCCACCCAAACCAGAAATGGATATTTTGAGGTAGCCGATGGGGGAACGATCTTTCTCGATGAGGTTGGGGAACTGCCTTTGCCCACCCAGGTGAGGCTGCTTCGTGTGCTTGAAAATGGTGAATTTATCAAGGTAGGTTCTTCAAAGGTTCAGAAAACCAATGTGCGTATCGTTGCTGCCACGAATATCAGTATGTTCGAGGCTATCAAAAAAGAAAAATTTCGCGAGGACCTTTATTATCGATTGAGCACTGTTGAGATAAACCTGCCACCTTTGCGGGAAAGACAGGAAGATATTCATTTGTTGTTTCGCAAATTCGCTTCAGATTTTGCGCTGAAGTATAAAATGCCCACCATTAAGCTGGAAGACGATGCGGTAAGGGTGCTTTTGAATTATCGCTGGGGCGGAAATATTCGTCAGCTTCGAAATATAGCCGAGCAGATTTCGGTTTTGGAACAGGATCGGATCATTTCGGCTGATGAACTCAAACATTATCTTCCGGATGTTGGGAGTAACCTTCCAGCTGTTATTTCTGATAGGAAAAAAGGAAGCGATTTCAGCAATGAAAGAGAGATCCTTTATAAAGTGCTTTTCGATATGAAAAATGATCTCAACGATCTCAAAAAACTCACCCTTAAACTGATGCAGGAAGGAAATAACAAGCAGGTGCAGGATGAGAATGAAGGACTTATTCAGAAAATATATGGGGAGAGCGGGGATAATATCGACGAAGAAAGTATAGATCAGGAAAGGCTGGAAGCATTGCCCATTGCAAAGCAGAATGCGCCGCAAAAGCAGGAGGAAAAAGACAAATATTATTTCGCGGAAGAGATTGAGGAGGAGGAAACCCTTTCCCTTCAGGATAAGGAGCTCGAGCTGATTAAAAAATCACTGGAACGCCATAACGGAAAGAGAAAAGCAGCGGCCGAAGAACTGGGAATAAGCGAACGAACGCTGTACCGCAAGATCAAACAATATAATTTGTAG
- the miaB gene encoding tRNA (N6-isopentenyl adenosine(37)-C2)-methylthiotransferase MiaB: MEKIIDEKKQGNALVMEPQERNTRKLFIESYGCQMNFSDSEIVASILSKEGYNTTQNLEEADLVLVNTCSIREKAEQTVRKRLEKYNAVKRINPGMKVGVLGCMAERLKNKFLEEEKIVDLVVGPDAYKDLPNLINEVEAGREAVNVILSKEETYGDISPVRLQSNGVSAFVSITRGCDNMCTFCVVPFTRGRERSRDPQSIVEEVNDLAAKGFKEITLLGQNVDSYLWYGGGLKKDFKNASEMQKATATNFAGLLKMVAEAQPKMRIRFSTSNPQDMTMDVIEMMAKYRNICKYIHLPVQSGSDRILQKMNRLHTREEYFQLIDNIKKLIPDCGISHDIITGFPTETEEDHQDTLSLMEYVKYDFGFMFAYSERPGTMAARKFEDDVPEEVKKRRLTEIVNLQQQHSKYNTEKYLGKTVEVLIEKESKKSDVHWSGRNTQNTVVVFPKENYKVGDFVNVKIEDCTSATLIGTGVGFSENN; encoded by the coding sequence ATGGAGAAGATCATAGATGAAAAAAAACAGGGTAACGCCCTGGTAATGGAGCCACAGGAGAGGAATACCCGTAAGCTTTTTATTGAAAGTTACGGCTGTCAAATGAATTTTAGCGATAGTGAGATCGTGGCTTCCATACTTTCAAAAGAAGGATATAATACCACTCAAAATCTTGAGGAGGCCGACCTTGTACTGGTCAATACCTGTTCGATTCGTGAAAAAGCGGAACAGACAGTAAGAAAGCGCCTGGAAAAATATAATGCCGTTAAAAGGATCAATCCGGGAATGAAAGTGGGTGTTTTGGGCTGTATGGCCGAACGACTGAAAAACAAATTTCTGGAAGAAGAAAAAATTGTTGATCTGGTGGTGGGCCCCGATGCCTATAAAGATCTGCCAAATCTTATCAATGAGGTTGAAGCAGGCCGGGAAGCTGTTAACGTAATTCTTAGCAAAGAAGAAACTTACGGCGATATTTCACCAGTAAGGCTGCAGTCGAATGGCGTTTCTGCCTTCGTTTCGATCACCCGGGGTTGTGATAATATGTGTACTTTTTGCGTGGTGCCGTTTACCCGCGGCAGGGAACGAAGCCGTGATCCGCAGAGTATCGTTGAAGAAGTGAACGATCTGGCGGCAAAAGGCTTTAAGGAAATTACCCTTCTCGGTCAGAATGTAGACAGTTATTTGTGGTATGGCGGCGGACTCAAAAAGGATTTTAAAAATGCTTCAGAAATGCAGAAGGCTACCGCGACTAATTTTGCCGGACTTTTGAAAATGGTTGCTGAAGCCCAGCCGAAAATGAGGATCCGTTTTTCTACTTCGAATCCTCAGGATATGACGATGGATGTGATCGAAATGATGGCGAAATATCGAAATATCTGTAAATATATTCACCTGCCGGTTCAAAGTGGAAGCGACCGAATTCTGCAAAAGATGAATCGCCTTCATACCCGCGAGGAATATTTCCAGCTTATCGATAATATTAAAAAACTGATTCCAGATTGTGGAATTTCTCATGATATTATCACCGGTTTCCCTACCGAGACCGAAGAAGATCACCAGGATACGCTTTCATTGATGGAATATGTGAAATATGATTTCGGATTCATGTTCGCTTATTCTGAAAGACCGGGAACTATGGCGGCGAGAAAATTTGAAGATGATGTTCCGGAGGAGGTGAAGAAAAGGAGATTGACCGAAATCGTCAATTTACAACAGCAGCATAGCAAATATAATACGGAGAAATACCTTGGAAAGACCGTAGAAGTTCTTATCGAAAAGGAATCCAAAAAATCTGATGTTCACTGGAGCGGAAGAAACACTCAAAATACCGTAGTGGTTTTTCCGAAAGAGAACTATAAAGTGGGTGATTTTGTGAACGTGAAGATCGAAGATTGTACAAGCGCCACTCTTATCGGAACTGGCGTGGGATTTAGTGAAAATAATTAG
- a CDS encoding LVIVD repeat-containing protein, translating into MKKSLLLFLILSGSSLFLSCQREEDTGSTLVAVPVTVSLEKFRSSVKVTAPRNIKESGKIYAWKNYIFINDKNEGVHIIDNTDRFNPKKISFLKIPRNMDIAIKDDMLYADNGMDLVVFDLSDMANIHEINRIEDVFPNYFNVAPAGAEYVDFQNFDPQNEVIVGYVYEKKKIEYAPDIWMTVDEAAAYYSNGNTGQGGSMARFSIKDDYLYVAEETKLSVFDISMPEDTDLIHEEYAGWQIETIFNADDYLYLGSATGMYIYSIEDPASPRQVSFLQHVMGCDPVVVKDNYAYVTIRNGNSCGQAENLLDIVDISDKSEPFIANRYEMENPHGMGTKDNWLFVCDGSAGLKVYDIENTPDLRLIDQFSNINTYDVIPMEDKLLMVGDNILYQYSYKGNEVSLLSSFALN; encoded by the coding sequence ATGAAAAAATCACTACTGCTTTTTCTAATCCTTTCAGGCAGTTCTCTTTTTCTTTCCTGCCAACGCGAAGAAGACACAGGCAGTACTCTGGTGGCAGTGCCGGTGACCGTTAGCCTGGAAAAATTTCGTTCTTCGGTTAAAGTCACGGCTCCAAGGAACATCAAAGAATCAGGTAAGATCTATGCCTGGAAAAACTACATTTTCATCAATGACAAAAACGAAGGGGTCCATATCATCGACAATACCGATCGTTTTAATCCGAAAAAAATCTCATTTCTGAAGATCCCGCGAAACATGGATATCGCAATTAAAGACGATATGCTTTATGCTGATAACGGGATGGATCTTGTGGTTTTTGATTTGAGCGATATGGCAAACATCCATGAGATCAACAGGATCGAAGATGTTTTTCCTAATTATTTTAATGTTGCTCCAGCCGGTGCAGAATATGTGGATTTCCAAAATTTTGATCCTCAAAATGAAGTAATCGTAGGCTATGTTTACGAGAAAAAGAAAATCGAATATGCTCCAGATATCTGGATGACCGTAGACGAGGCAGCGGCCTACTATTCAAATGGAAACACCGGCCAGGGAGGATCTATGGCCAGATTTAGTATTAAAGACGATTATTTATATGTTGCGGAAGAAACAAAACTTTCGGTATTTGATATTTCCATGCCCGAAGATACCGATCTCATTCACGAGGAGTATGCCGGCTGGCAGATAGAGACCATCTTTAACGCCGATGATTACCTTTATCTGGGTAGCGCAACAGGAATGTATATTTACAGCATAGAGGATCCTGCTTCCCCCCGGCAGGTCTCTTTTCTTCAGCATGTAATGGGCTGCGATCCCGTTGTGGTGAAAGACAATTATGCCTATGTAACCATTAGAAACGGAAATAGCTGCGGACAGGCCGAAAACCTGTTGGATATCGTTGATATTTCCGATAAATCAGAACCATTTATTGCCAATAGATATGAAATGGAAAATCCGCACGGAATGGGCACCAAAGATAACTGGCTGTTTGTTTGCGACGGCAGTGCCGGATTAAAAGTCTATGACATTGAAAATACCCCCGACCTTAGGTTAATAGATCAATTCAGCAACATAAACACCTATGACGTTATCCCCATGGAGGATAAGTTGCTCATGGTCGGGGACAATATTCTTTACCAATATTCCTATAAAGGTAATGAGGTTAGTTTATTAAGCAGTTTTGCTTTGAACTGA
- a CDS encoding carboxylesterase/lipase family protein, giving the protein MRIRFEFIAALSLFLNFSLSAQAPVKAETNYGLVQGFHDNQSDLDLFLGIPFAKPPVGDLRWKAPQEPDEWQGIKKTTEFAAAPMQTNVFGDMVYRGKGFSEDCLYLNIWTPNASENKSLPVLVYFYGGGFVAGSGGEPRYDGTSLAQKGIVVVTVNYRLNIFGFYAHPALSAEAPYHASGNYGLLDQNAALKWVSENIENFGGDPEKITIGGESAGSISVSAQMASPMSKDYLAGAMGESGASIKPTLAPVPLSEAEKIGVEFMKKTSYNSIEDLRALSAEELYKVYQESGRFGFPTVIDHYFLPKPLPEIFRNGEEAQIPLLVGWNSAEVDGQGIMQGKEYNEENYKNKLKELYPENFEEVVELYPSGNTKKIRESATQLASDRFIAYSTWKWFDLHRKNSEEPVYRYLFKKIRPAAKANPDYTPIGAAHASEIEYFLGNLGRMDNPNLKEIDFKISDTIQQYLANFIKTGNPNGAGLPKWPSAEASDVTPPVLIMDAEFETQDAENDKRYLFLDGAYGNDE; this is encoded by the coding sequence ATGAGAATTCGCTTTGAATTTATAGCAGCCTTATCACTTTTTCTTAATTTTAGTCTTTCTGCCCAGGCTCCGGTGAAAGCTGAAACAAACTATGGTCTAGTACAGGGATTTCATGACAACCAGAGCGATCTTGATCTTTTTCTGGGCATTCCCTTTGCAAAGCCGCCGGTTGGGGATTTAAGATGGAAAGCTCCGCAGGAACCCGATGAATGGCAGGGAATTAAGAAAACTACCGAATTTGCAGCCGCGCCCATGCAAACTAATGTCTTTGGCGATATGGTTTACCGCGGAAAGGGTTTTAGTGAAGACTGTCTTTACCTGAATATCTGGACGCCAAATGCCTCTGAAAATAAATCTCTTCCGGTACTGGTTTATTTCTATGGTGGCGGATTTGTGGCCGGTAGTGGCGGGGAACCGCGTTATGACGGAACTTCACTTGCGCAAAAAGGAATTGTGGTGGTAACGGTGAATTATCGTTTAAATATCTTCGGGTTTTATGCTCATCCCGCACTTTCAGCTGAAGCGCCTTATCATGCTTCCGGAAATTACGGACTGCTCGACCAGAACGCGGCCTTAAAATGGGTTTCTGAAAACATTGAAAATTTTGGAGGCGATCCTGAAAAAATTACCATTGGCGGAGAATCGGCAGGATCCATTTCGGTGAGTGCACAAATGGCTTCCCCGATGTCTAAAGATTACCTGGCCGGCGCAATGGGTGAAAGCGGTGCTTCCATAAAACCTACACTGGCTCCTGTTCCGCTTTCTGAAGCTGAAAAAATTGGAGTGGAATTCATGAAAAAAACCAGCTACAATTCCATTGAAGATCTAAGGGCCTTAAGCGCCGAAGAATTATATAAAGTTTATCAGGAATCGGGAAGGTTTGGTTTTCCCACGGTGATAGATCACTATTTTCTTCCGAAGCCACTGCCAGAGATTTTTAGAAATGGAGAAGAGGCTCAAATTCCACTTCTCGTAGGCTGGAATTCGGCTGAAGTGGATGGTCAGGGAATTATGCAGGGAAAAGAGTATAACGAGGAAAACTATAAAAATAAATTGAAGGAACTTTATCCTGAAAATTTTGAAGAGGTAGTGGAATTATATCCTTCCGGAAACACCAAAAAGATCAGGGAATCTGCTACGCAATTGGCTTCCGACAGGTTTATCGCTTACAGCACCTGGAAATGGTTTGATCTTCACAGAAAAAATTCCGAAGAACCAGTTTATCGCTATTTGTTCAAAAAGATCAGGCCGGCGGCCAAAGCTAATCCAGATTACACTCCCATCGGGGCAGCCCATGCGTCAGAAATTGAATATTTTTTAGGAAATCTGGGGAGAATGGACAATCCTAATTTGAAAGAAATCGACTTTAAAATTTCAGATACCATTCAGCAATACCTGGCGAATTTTATCAAAACAGGAAATCCTAATGGAGCCGGTTTGCCAAAGTGGCCTTCGGCAGAAGCTTCAGATGTTACTCCACCGGTCCTGATTATGGATGCTGAATTCGAAACCCAGGATGCCGAAAATGATAAAAGATATCTTTTTCTGGACGGGGCCTATGGAAATGATGAATAA
- the rpmA gene encoding 50S ribosomal protein L27 — protein MAHKKGVGSSKNGRESESKRLGVKIFGGQAAVAGNIIVRQRGFTHHPGDNVYAGKDHTLHAKVDGVVKFAKKQGDKSYVSIEPFEA, from the coding sequence ATGGCACATAAAAAAGGAGTTGGTAGTTCCAAGAACGGTAGAGAGTCAGAATCTAAACGCCTTGGCGTGAAAATTTTTGGTGGCCAGGCTGCCGTTGCGGGAAATATTATCGTAAGACAGCGCGGATTTACTCACCACCCTGGTGATAATGTATACGCTGGAAAAGACCATACACTTCATGCTAAAGTTGACGGAGTTGTAAAATTCGCCAAAAAGCAGGGAGATAAATCATATGTTTCTATCGAGCCGTTCGAGGCCTAA
- the rplU gene encoding 50S ribosomal protein L21, whose translation MYAIVEIAGQQFKVAKDQKVFVHRLEGNEGDSVSFDKVLLTADGDTINVGAPAIEGALVGAKINRHLKGDKVIVFKKKRRKGYKVKNGHRQSLTEILIEEISLDGKKKSSAKKEEPKKEAPKQEAKKADNDSKDLSQHTVAELKEMAKERGLEGYSSMKKAELIEALS comes from the coding sequence ATGTACGCAATTGTAGAGATAGCAGGGCAGCAATTTAAAGTTGCAAAAGACCAAAAGGTTTTTGTACACCGTTTAGAAGGCAACGAAGGAGACAGTGTTTCTTTCGATAAGGTTCTTCTTACTGCAGACGGTGATACAATCAATGTTGGCGCCCCGGCTATAGAAGGTGCTTTGGTTGGAGCTAAAATCAACCGCCACCTGAAAGGTGATAAAGTGATCGTTTTTAAGAAAAAACGTCGTAAAGGTTACAAAGTAAAAAATGGTCACCGCCAGTCACTTACCGAAATTCTTATCGAGGAAATTAGCCTTGACGGAAAGAAAAAATCTTCGGCTAAAAAAGAAGAACCAAAAAAAGAAGCTCCAAAACAGGAAGCTAAAAAGGCCGATAATGACTCAAAAGACCTTAGTCAGCACACTGTTGCAGAGCTAAAGGAAATGGCAAAAGAAAGAGGTCTTGAAGGTTATTCTTCAATGAAAAAGGCCGAATTAATAGAAGCCTTAAGTTAA
- a CDS encoding DUF4199 domain-containing protein: MINLKIPILYGIGVAIALIAYFLILSIFGLHVNPLYSIFNGVIMAVGLFLSLKAYRKSKGNKFKYQKGFSAVFLTGVNATIIFLIFFAFYATELNPGFLDQLISMWATFYSTDIASVLFTVALMGFSTSIVLALTYMQLYKNSWNTKESKKHTL, encoded by the coding sequence ATGATTAATTTAAAAATTCCGATTTTATATGGTATAGGAGTGGCAATCGCTTTGATCGCCTATTTTCTAATTCTTTCGATATTTGGCCTACATGTAAATCCCCTGTACAGTATTTTTAACGGGGTGATCATGGCTGTAGGTTTATTTTTATCTCTGAAGGCTTATCGCAAGAGTAAGGGAAACAAATTTAAATATCAAAAAGGCTTTTCAGCCGTGTTTTTGACCGGGGTCAACGCCACCATTATTTTTCTTATTTTCTTTGCCTTTTATGCTACCGAGCTAAATCCAGGTTTTTTAGACCAGCTTATCTCGATGTGGGCTACTTTTTATAGTACCGATATTGCGAGTGTTCTGTTTACCGTCGCATTAATGGGTTTTTCAACAAGTATAGTCCTTGCTCTCACCTATATGCAATTATATAAAAACAGCTGGAATACGAAAGAGTCTAAAAAACATACCTTATAA
- a CDS encoding M16 family metallopeptidase — MMNKLKLLFCLLFVGIMGFAQEVDFTEYNLDNGLHVILHQDNTAPVVNTSVMYHVGGKDLKNDKTGFAHFFEHLLFEGTENIKKGDFMKIISANGGSFNANTSLDRTYYFETFPSNKLELGLWLESERMMHPVIGEQGVETQNEVVKEERRRSYDNRPYGNVLQVIQKNLFNKHPYKDPNIGYMEDLDAATLEEFNEYFDEYYAPNNATLVVAGDIDIEKTKKLIKDYFGPIPEGNKVDRAKIEEKPITETVTDTFYDPNIQLPMLVLAWRTPEMKDRDAYVLDMISTILSEGKSSRLYKKIVDDKKQALQVSAFNLPLEDYGGYAIYAIPQNNTPLDTIKSEIDQEIRKLQTEKISDREYQKLQNTFENNFVNSNSSIAGIAESLATDNVLYDNTNLINKEIEIYRSITPEDIKRVANEYLNKNQRAEIYYLPKSEDVE; from the coding sequence ATGATGAACAAATTAAAACTATTGTTCTGCCTTTTATTCGTCGGAATAATGGGCTTTGCTCAGGAAGTTGATTTTACTGAGTATAATCTAGACAATGGGCTGCACGTCATCCTCCACCAGGATAATACTGCTCCTGTAGTTAATACTTCGGTTATGTATCACGTAGGCGGAAAGGACCTTAAAAATGATAAAACAGGCTTCGCTCATTTTTTCGAACATCTTCTTTTTGAAGGAACGGAGAATATCAAAAAAGGTGATTTTATGAAAATCATCAGTGCTAATGGAGGGTCTTTTAATGCCAACACATCTCTTGATCGTACTTATTATTTCGAAACCTTTCCTTCAAACAAGCTTGAGCTGGGCCTTTGGCTGGAATCTGAACGAATGATGCATCCAGTAATTGGTGAGCAAGGAGTGGAGACACAAAATGAGGTGGTAAAAGAAGAAAGACGCAGGTCGTATGATAACAGACCTTATGGGAATGTATTGCAGGTGATCCAAAAAAACCTCTTCAACAAACATCCATATAAAGATCCAAATATAGGCTATATGGAAGACCTCGATGCCGCTACTTTGGAAGAATTCAATGAATATTTTGATGAATATTATGCTCCAAATAATGCTACTCTTGTTGTAGCAGGCGATATAGATATCGAAAAAACAAAGAAGTTAATAAAAGATTATTTTGGACCTATACCAGAGGGCAATAAAGTTGATCGCGCGAAGATTGAAGAAAAACCTATAACCGAAACAGTTACCGATACCTTTTACGATCCCAATATACAGTTGCCAATGCTAGTGCTGGCGTGGAGAACTCCTGAAATGAAAGATCGCGACGCTTATGTTCTGGATATGATCTCAACCATCCTTTCTGAAGGAAAATCATCCCGCCTTTATAAGAAAATTGTAGATGATAAGAAACAAGCCTTACAGGTTTCTGCCTTTAATCTCCCCCTTGAGGATTATGGGGGTTATGCCATTTATGCCATTCCACAAAACAATACTCCACTTGATACCATAAAATCAGAAATAGATCAGGAAATCCGTAAGCTACAAACCGAAAAGATTTCTGATCGGGAATACCAAAAACTTCAAAACACTTTTGAAAATAATTTTGTGAATTCAAATAGCAGCATAGCGGGTATTGCCGAAAGCCTTGCTACAGATAATGTGCTTTACGACAACACTAACCTGATTAACAAAGAAATCGAGATCTATAGATCTATTACTCCCGAAGATATCAAAAGAGTTGCAAACGAATATTTAAACAAGAATCAGCGGGCTGAGATTTATTATTTGCCAAAATCTGAGGATGTTGAATAA